In Fragaria vesca subsp. vesca linkage group LG1, FraVesHawaii_1.0, whole genome shotgun sequence, the sequence TTGAATATCTCTGAATGGGTCACAAACTTATTACACAAAAATATAATTTATCCAGTGATGCTAGTTCTCATGTTTGATAAGGGTTCCCTTCTGACATAGATACTAGGTGACAAACATGCTAGTTCATGTTTATCAATGGTTCCTTTCCGACGTAGATAACAGGTGCCAAACATTCTACATCCAGTGATCTTAATTCTTGTGTTTATCAGGGGTTCCTTTCCAACATATATAATCGGTGACAACCACGCTACCTCCAATGAACTGAACCAAAAGAAAAAATGTGAGATAAATTTGTAGGATTTATGGAATTAGTGACCGCAAAAATGTACTTTGATATCTGTGCTACGTGTTCTACTCTGTTTCATTTAGAAGTAAAATGAGAAAAATAAGCATTCAGAAACATTTCCTGGTTTTGTTTTTATTTATTTTAATTTTATCCATGATGGGATTTAAATAATTTTTTTTTCAGGTGTACATACGGGATCAGCCATTTGAACCCTCTCAGTTCTTTGCTTTAGGCCGTCCTTGCAAAAATATTTGTGACCAGGAGACAATAGGATCTATTGATTCTCAAGATTTATGCAGTGCAGTAAAACACTCACATGATTGTGAAGTCAGATGTAGTAAGGGTCACCATTGGTTACATAAGAAAACAATTGCTGATGTTGTTGAAGCCCTTGTTGGAGCATTCATAGTTGACAGCGGTTTTAAAGCTGCTACTGCATTTCTCAGATGGATTGGCATAAAAGTAGAATTCGAAGCATCAGAAGTTACTCAAGTATGCATAGCAAGCAGCAGATACATTCCACTTGCTGCTCGCATAGACATTGCTGCCCTTGAAACTTCATTAGGGTATAAGTTTCTCCACAGAGGGTTGCTGTTACAGGCATTTGTACATCCTTCTTACAACAAAAATGGAGGAGGTTGCTATCAGGTATGCTGTCTGGATTCATTCTTGTTTCATGGAGTTAGAAAAAACGTAGATTCCTTCCTGATTTCAATTGTGTTTCCTTGATGCTTTAAATCAGAGATTGGAGTTTCTTGGAGATGCTGTCTTGGATTACTTGATCACCTCATACCTGTATTCAGTTTATCCAAAGTTAAAGCCTGGCCATATGACAGACTTGAGATCAATTTCTGTGAATAATAAAGCATTTGCTACTGTTGCAGTAGCTCGATCCTTCCACAAGTTTCTAGTCTCTGACTCCTGTACCCTTTCTAAGGCTATAAAGACTTATGTGAACTTTGTTGAGACATCTGCATCAGATAGTAGTCTGGTTGATGGGCCAACATGCCCCAAGGTATGCAGCTACCCTTCTACCTTCATATTGTTGGTTAAGGTGCTTGAGGTTCTACCTTGCCTATGAAAGAAAATTTACAAATATGTGTTATCAGTTTATCCGCAGTTTATCACTATTATTTATTTGTAATGCTTCTTCAATTGTGTCTTATGATTATAATTATTGCTTCAGGCTCTGGGCGACTTGGTAGAGTCTTGTCTTGGTGCAATTCTTCTTGATACAGGATTCGACTTGAATCGTGTTTGGAATATAATGCTATCGTTTCTGAAACCAGTCATGAGCTTCTCCAACGTTCAGCTTAGTCCTGTTAGGGAACTACGGGAACTTTGCCAAGCTCATGCATGGGATCTTAAATTTCTTCCATCAAAGAAGGGTAAAACATTTTCAATTGAGGCAACAGTGAAGGGGAATAATGTTTCTGCTACTGCTTCCTCAACTGGCTTGAACAAAAAGGATACTATTAAAATTTCTGCTCAATTAATTTTCGAAAAGTTGAAGGTAAATCCATATATTATTAGAATTCTTTTGCCTTATAATGCCAGCATGCGACAACTTTTCTAATTTACTTATTTTCATTTGGTATTGGTAGTGGAAAATTATTCTACATAGAAGCTTTGTAGTTAACTTCTGTTTGTGGGTCTCATTTTCGGAATTGCAGGCTCAAGGCAATATACCGAAGTCTAAGTTAACTTTGGAGGAAGTCTTAAAGTCATGCTGCAAGATGGAAGCCAAACTTATCGGATATGATGAAACACCAATAGATGTTACAGCTCCTGATATAATTGGATTTGAGAACTTAAAGGTACAAGAGCCTTCTAGCAGCAGTTCCAACTCAGATGTGCATTCTATCAGTGAAGCAAGCAGTAGTCACTCCTGCGTAAAGCGTGTAGGACAATCCCCAGCATCAAGTGGAGCAGTCAAAATGGACAGCCATGATTCCTGTAACAATCATAGCTCTGATGCTGACTCAAAAACCAGAGGTACTGTTGTTGCTTCTTCTACTAAATAGATATCAAATTAGCGATTTGCAGGGTTTGCTTACCCTAAAAATTCTCCAGGTGTGCCACACAATTTAACAGCAAGATCGCATCTGTATGAAGCCTGTGCTGCAAACTATTGGGAACCCCCTGTATTTGAATGTTGCCAAGAGGAAGGACCAAGCCACTTAAAATCGTAAGTCCATAGTATAATCAATTCTAGTATAAATCAAAGTGTTATTTGAAAACCAAGATAGAAGGTTACCGGACTCTGCATTTTGCTTTCTCTGCTTGTGTGAAGACCGAATGTCTTAAGTTGGTCTGACGTTGCAGCCTTGCAGGAATAGCTAGTGCTAGTGAACATCCTGTACTAATTTCTTATATGCTTCCTTGGTATACTTTGCAGGTTCATTTACAAGGTTACAGTAAAGATAGATGATGCTTCAGATATGCTGTTGGAGGCCAATAGCGCACCTCGTACGAGCAAGAAAGCAGCAGCAGAGCATGCAGCGGAAGGCGCACTTTGGTACTTGGAAAAGAAAGGGTACATAGAGAAGAGAAGTCAAACAGAGGAACATTAACCAGAGAACATTTCTATTTACATAAAGATTGCATCATCAGAAACCCGTCACCCTTTTTCACATATCTATATAGGCTAATTACGGGTGATCTAGGTAAAAAAAAGCCAAAGAATCCTACTGTGTAAGATCTCAGTTCATTTTTATTTTTTTTTGATTGAAATGGAAATTTATAACTTCATACCAAAAGGTATATGGGTAATAATTTACAAAAGAGAACCCAGAACATCAAACATTACTACCGGCAGTTAATTGAACGAGTCATTTAGGCCCTTGCTCTTTGCAAAACCAACCTTCTGCTAATGATAAAGCCCATGTGTTACTGCATTAAAACGTTTCTTCACACATCTCTACGAAACTATCTCAAATTCAGTCATAATCAACTTCACTGCATCAAGAACGCCTCTTATCTCATTGAAGTCCCGACCACGAGTCTTTAAGCCATTAAGCACATTTAGAGCATCACCTCTTATATCAACATTTGTTATTCCCAGCTTCTTTCCATACTCAATTCCATACCACAAAGCAAGTGCTTCAGTGGCTTTTGGATTTAAAGAAAGAGGAAGTGGTACTGATAAGGCACCTAGAAGGCCATGTTCTGGGTTCAACACCACAGCTCTTACTGTCATCCTTCCACAGCCTCGTCAAAATACAATAGAGAACTAGAAGTATTACTAACATGTGGGATGCACATTGCCTCCTTTACAAAAATACCAGTATTTGGTTTTGTTAGTGCTTTGAGTATGAGCTAGTTCTGACTGCCATTCCCTACACCGATGAACAAGTATATCAGGCTTCAGTCCCTCCATACCATGCATAGTATCATTCCTACACTTCCAGATCCACCAGCAAACTAAGCTAAAAACTCCAATTCTTTATTCGTGCCCTCCATAGCCACCTTATGTAAGAGATCACTAAAGACTGATATTTCCATAGCTTCACCACTCCAGCTAACCAGGTATACTTCCACACTTTCTGAGCTATGCGACAATCCCACAAACTGTGTAAAATCAATTCACTAGCACCACCACACCTACCACAAATATCCAAAGAGCACACTTTGCGTTTAAACAAACTCTCAACACAAGGCAAGAAGGCATGGCAAGCTCTCTAAAGAAAAAGCTTGACTTTGTTTAGGACTGAGAGACCCCAATAATACTCCATACCAATTTGGAGTTGGTTTGGTTTCATCCTTCTCACCACTACTGCTTGTGCTCTTTCCCACCTATTTTAACTCCATTGCCAACCAGTAACCAGATTTCACAGTGTAATATCCATCATTTGTGTAGTGTCAAATAGCTACATCACTTCCACTCTTTTCGCATATTGGAATGGACAAAATTTTATTTGCATCCACAAAAAGGAAATGAGTTTGAATAAAATTTACATCCCACATACCTGGACTCGTCACTAGAGTACTCACTCTAGTGTTGCTATCCATAAACCGTGGAGTTACTACTCGGAAGGACCACATAGAGGGAAGCCATTTATCCTCCCAGATTCGCATTGCAGTACCATTACCAACACACCATCTAATACCAGCATATAAAAGCTCTTTCCCCCGCACCAAGCTTCTCCAAATAAAAGATGGTTTTGGTCCAATCGGTGCCGCTGCCTAGTCTCCACCATGAACATACTTAGCTTGTAAAACCCTATTGGCTAGAGAGTCCGGCTGCATTACGATCCTCCACACAGTTTTGGCAAGTAGTGCCTGATTAAAACATTCAATGTCACGGAAGCCTAGTCCTCCATCTATTTTATTCTTGCAAAGCAGATCCCATTTGCACTAATGAATACCATTTTTCTTACGTGGTGTAAGATCTTAGTTTATTTAATAAATAAGATGACCTCTGCATTTCGAGATTTTTTACTTTTTTTTATTTTTATTACCAACATAACTGGTAAAACTCCATGCAACTGCTGCATACGACGTTCTGACTCCTCGCTATCTCTCTCTCTCTCTCATCACATGACGTCATTGAGAGCGATTAGAGAGACAGAGAGACAGTATATACATTGTGTCCACCGTGGTCATGGAGTTAAGATTATACTGTGTATTTTCACGGACGTATACAAGAAATTTTTGATACAGATGACATAGACCCGGCCCAAAACTGAAGCCCAAGGCCCAAATAGCTGGCCAAAGGCCCAATAACTCTTAACCCTACCGCTCATTTCCCGCCAATATTTCCCGCCAAAAAGAAGCCTCTTTTCTCATTAGACCACAGAGGGTAGAGAGAGAGAGAGAGAGAGAGAGAGAGAGTGAGAGACAGCTTAGTCTGTTTAGAGAGAGAGAGAGAGAGAGAGAGAGAGAGAGAGAGAGAGAGAGAGAGAGAGAGAGAGAGAGAGAGAGAGAGAGAGAGAGAGAGAGAGAGAGAGAGAGAAATGTCCGGGTGGGACGAAGGAGCGGTGTACTACAGCGACCAAGCGCAGTCGCTCGGGGGCGACACCGACGAACCCGGAAGCGCCGCCGCGAGCCGCCACTCGGTCCTCCAGAAATTCAAGGAGTTTCTCCGAAACTTCGAGTCCCAGTCAAGCACGAATGTCTTCCCTTACAGAGAGAGCCTCCTCCAAAACCCTAAGCACCTCGTCGTCGACATGGAGGATCTCGGCGACTTCGACTCCGATCTCCCCGCCAAGCTCCGCTCCGCCCCCGCCGATTACTTGCCCCTGGTAAAGAGCTCTGATCCGATCTCGTCGGATTAGGTTTTTCGATTTCGTTAGTTTCGTTAATTTTGAAAATTTTCTGGTTTGGATTTGCAGTTTGAGAACGCCGCCGGGCAGGTTTTGGCAAATTTGAAGACGAAAGTGACCGGAAGTGAAGGCCAATTGGAAGAGCCGGTGCCGGAGGATGTTCAGATTTTGTTGACCTCCAGAGAAGATACAACTTCCATGCGCAAGCTTGGGGTTAGTCTTTTCTTCTTCTTATACGTTTTGTTGTTGAATTTTTCTGTTTTAGCTCATGAAAAAGTTTAGAAAAATTTGGGAAAATGAAATTTTAGATGTACTAAATCGGTCTTAGACAATAATTTAGTGCATATAAACCTGATTGAAGCTAATGGTTGCAACTTAGTGAGGTTAGATTGATGATTATGTTTTTGTACTATTGTTGATGGGTAGGCACAAAGTATATCGAAGCTCATTAAGATATCTGGCATCACGATAGCTGCATCGAGGGTCAAAGCGAAGGCGACTTATGTTATCGTGATGTGTAAGAACTGTAAAAATGTGCAAAGGGTTCCTTGTCGACCAGGCCTTGGTGGTGCAATTGTCCCTCGCACGTGTAACCATATTCCTCAGGTTTGTATAAACCCTATGTCTCTGTATTTACCTTTCTTTGTTACATTTTCTTGTGTGGTTTTGGTGTCTACTGTGAAATTTAATTTAAGTTATTGGAACTTGCAGCCTGGAGAGGAACCTTGTCCACTTGATCCATGGGTTGTGGTTCCTGATAAGAGCAAGTATGTTGATCAGCAAACATTAAAATTGCAAGAGAATCCAGAGGTGATTGTCTTAAATTTTGGGAAAAGGAAAGAAGTTTAATGTGATTTGTTGAATCTCCATTTATTTAATAGGTTTTGTATTTTTAATGGGTACTGTAGGATGTGCCTACTGGAGAGCTTCCAAGAAATATGCTTCTATCTGTGGACCGCCATCTTGTTCAGACAATTGTGCCTGGCACAAGATTAACAATCATGGGAATTTATAGTATCTATCAAGCTTCCAATTCTTCCACCAAGTAAGCTTGCCAATACCTGAGATAATACTCTACTCTGGATAGTAAGTTTGGTTACTAAATTCTTATTGGAACTTTATTTCTTTTCATGCAGCCACAAAGGAGCAGTTGCTGTTAGACAGCCCTACATCCGAGTAGTAGGAATTGAAGAAGCAAATGCTGCCAACTCAAGAGGTCCTGCTGCTTTCACAGCTGATGAGGTATTGATTGATGTCATTGCAAATGTTGTTCTGTGAAATCTTTATCCTCTACATAGCAAGTGTCTGCATCATGTGTAGTTATTATTTAACGAAGTATGTGCTCAATGAAAATTGGATAATAGATTTTAAGCCATACTGGATAACAAATCTTTGCCTCCAGGAGGCTTAATTACAAGGTATCGTGTCTTTATATCGTGGTCATTAGCTCGAGTGTGTTCTTTGGATTTTTTTTAATTGGACTAGGCTGTGTGATCCAACTAAATATGCCAGAGCAGAGCGTTAAGATAAGATGGTAGTGCTACATGGCACGGTTTTGATTTTGTATTTTCACCTTGCAGATAGAAGAATTTAAAAAATTTGCTGCAGAACCTGATGTATATAAAAATATATGCTCAAAGATTGCCCCTTCTATCTTTGGTCACGAAGATGTAAAGAAGGCCGTGGCTTGTCTTCTTTTTGGAGGATCAAGAAAGGTATGTTTTGAGTTTTTTGCCTTTTAGTACTCCTGTAGTTTATGATGCTAACAACCAAATTGTGTATCAACAGCATTTGCCTGATGGTGTGAAGCTAAGAGGTGATATAAATGTCTTGCTTTTGGGGGATCCATCTACTGCTAAATCACAGGTTAGCTCTGTTATATTTATTTATTGGCACAATTTTTCTGCTCTACCCCTCAGTTTAGTGGAAAAACTGCTGCACTTAGCTTGGTTCCATATCCCTAGGCTCGTGAAACAGTCATACAGACTTTTGGTGCTCTTCTTTCGTCCCAAATGAGACATCCTGATTTGATTTAACTCGTTTTTGTAGTTTCTCAAGTTTGTTGAGAAGACAGCTCCTGTAGCTGTTTATACTTCCGGGAAAGGCTCATCTGCGGCTGGTCTTACAGCATCTGTGATCAGAGATAACAGCTCTGTAAGTTATTTGGGGTTTAATATAAGTACAATATGAGGAGATTTTCCTTTTAACTTTCCTAATTTCAATCTATCTGTCGAATCCAGCGAGAGTTTTATCTTGAAGGAGGGGCCATGGTTTTGGCGGATGGAGGTGTTGTCTGTATTGATGAGTTTGATAAAATGAGACCGGAGGATAGGTAATGGGTACTATGTCATATCATTTTTAATTCTCCTTAATTTGTTTTTTATTGAGTTCTGAGAGCCTGCATCTATGTGATTTAGGGTTGCTATTCATGAAGCGATGGAGCAGCAAACAATATCCATTGCCAAAGCAGGAATAACGACAGTTCTTAATTCTAGAACCTCTGTTCTTGCAGCTGCTAACCCTCCATCTGGACGTTATGATGATCTTAAGGTCTATTGTCATGCTCATCTACCTTGCAATTGTTTAAAATGGAAATGGTGACTTCAGATGGAGAACTTATAACTCTCTTTTCTTCTTGCAGACCGCACAGGATAACATAGATCTGCAGACAACAATTCTTTCTAGATTTGATATGATCTTCATTGTTAAAGACATCAGGATGTATAGCCAGGATAAGGTAGTGTCTAAATCTGGCTAAGTTTGTCTTACTCAAGCAAGTATAGTTTTTCCCAGCAAGGCAGCAATTTATTTCCCTTTTTTTAGGCACAAGGCACTTCATCTTTTAGTGTCTCAGTTCTCATTTATTAACGAGAGTTGAAC encodes:
- the LOC101291657 gene encoding DNA replication licensing factor mcm5-A-like — protein: MSGWDEGAVYYSDQAQSLGGDTDEPGSAAASRHSVLQKFKEFLRNFESQSSTNVFPYRESLLQNPKHLVVDMEDLGDFDSDLPAKLRSAPADYLPLFENAAGQVLANLKTKVTGSEGQLEEPVPEDVQILLTSREDTTSMRKLGAQSISKLIKISGITIAASRVKAKATYVIVMCKNCKNVQRVPCRPGLGGAIVPRTCNHIPQPGEEPCPLDPWVVVPDKSKYVDQQTLKLQENPEDVPTGELPRNMLLSVDRHLVQTIVPGTRLTIMGIYSIYQASNSSTNHKGAVAVRQPYIRVVGIEEANAANSRGPAAFTADEIEEFKKFAAEPDVYKNICSKIAPSIFGHEDVKKAVACLLFGGSRKHLPDGVKLRGDINVLLLGDPSTAKSQFLKFVEKTAPVAVYTSGKGSSAAGLTASVIRDNSSREFYLEGGAMVLADGGVVCIDEFDKMRPEDRVAIHEAMEQQTISIAKAGITTVLNSRTSVLAAANPPSGRYDDLKTAQDNIDLQTTILSRFDMIFIVKDIRMYSQDKIIASHVIKVHASAGAAVGDKREVSKEKEENWLKRYLQYCRTECHPRLSESACKSLQNHYVKIRQDMRQQANETGSAAAIPITVRQLEAIVRLSESLAKMKLSHVATEENVTEAVRLFTVSTMDAARSGIYQQVNISPEMANEIKQAESHIKRRVGIGNHISERKLVDELTRMGMNESIVRRALIIMHQRDEVEYKGERRLILRKS